The DNA sequence GCGTTTGCGGAAAAAAATGACATGATCAGCAAGCCACAAATAGTCAGAGCCTGCGGGAGTATCTTCGTAATTGCCACATAGCTCCACTTGGATAGACCCATGCAAATGGCTACAAGGCAATAACCAAATATAAACAGTGGGGTGGAGGAAGCATACAAAGCGAGAAGCCACCACGCATCCGTCTCGGGACGCGCAAGAAATTGCACCAAGAGAATATACGGCCATATCGCAACGCACCCGATCGCAGTGCTGAGAACTAGAGCGAGCTTGGCCGCTTTACCTCCGTTGCCGTCCCTAGCAGCGCGCCGAGCAAAATAGTCTGGGAGACCAAGGCACAAGAGCATCGACAGTACCGTCCCAGGCACAATCGCTGTGGCCAGCTCTCCCCTTCCTTCTGGACCGAGAATGCGAGCTTGGATGGCAGCTGAAAACACACCTAGCCCCATGGCAAAGATGTTCGTGACTGTCAGCATACTGCTCGGTCGGCGCAGGAGCGCAAGCATCAACGAAGTCTCCTAGCACGAGCAAAAATATTGAGAACAAAGGAAGCCGCAAGAGCCGCATACGCCGTGCAAGAGTGCAATCCAAGGCCTACTTCATTCATATATCTTGAAAAAATAATTTCACGCAATTGTTGGCAAAACAAAGATAGCGGAAGTGCTTATAGGCCACTGGAGACTAGCACCCCTGGCCGGTTGCTATCTAACCGCAACCTCTGAAAGATTTCGGCTAGAAAAAGATGTTCCGCCAATTATAGTCTCTTCTTTGAAGAGATACGCGAAGCTAAAGCTTCAAAAAGCAAAGTCGGCATCACTGAAGCGGCTTGAGCTATTCGGGGAACGAAACGTTTGGGATCCTGGAGTGTCCTCTGGAGCCATTCAAGGCCTAACGATTGAAATATACCGGGAGGAGGTTTTCGGAGCCCAACCGCAGTTTCTATGGAGCCACCCACTCCGATGACCGTCACCTCCGCAGCGTCTGCAATTCTCCGCCCCCAGAGCTCTTGCTTCGGGCTTCCCAAGGCAATGAAAACGAGAGAAACGGAATGCCTTCGGATACTTTCTATGACACTCGCCAATCTTTCCTCATCGATTGTGGTGGCAAACTCTCCACCGAAACAAATCCATCCTGGTTTTGCCTCGTGGACCCTATCCAGCGATTCTTGAGAAGAACCTAAAATCGCAATTTTATGTATGGTCGGTTTACTAAAGTGCCACTGCACTATCGAACGCCCAGTTACCAGCGGAAGATTTCTCCCTGCAAGCTTCAGACAAACATTTAACCAGCGGCCATCAATAGTGACCGCATCAGCTTCCCTGACAGCAGCTGCGAAAGCAGGACTCCGGCGTGCAAGCCACAACTGCCACGGTGCCAACGTAATAACCTGGCGTGATCCCGGCCTAATAGCCGATGTCAACGATCGTTCGTCCGCCACGTTTTCCACAAGCGACAAGAGAGACTTCACGACCCTTGAACCACTCTTTCGTAGATTTCGGAGATGCGAAGACTCGTTGCTTCCCAGGAGTATTGTTGAACAGCTCGCTCGTGCGCGGAATTCTGAAGTTCCTTGAGCTCATCCGAGAGGGCGAGCTCATCAAGGCGGAGGCGGAGATCTTCGACGTTGCCCCAGCGGAAAGGCTCCGTGATGCCTCCGCTGATCTCGGGGAGAGCCCCAGAATCCGACACCAGTGGCACGCAGTAATTAGCCATCCCCTCGACAAGTGCCCTCGAAAACTGCTCGCTCCAGCCCTCAAGCTCGTGGGACGGGACGCAGATAACGTCTGAGCGGCGCATGATTGCGGCAGCCTCATCTATCGAAACAGCCCCTGTGAAAGTAATCCTGCCTGCCAAGCTTGGGAGTTCAGCGACCCGGGCCCTCAAACCGCTTTCTAAGGGACCGGTCCCAACAAGCGTAAGGTTCACATGACGCTGGCATTTGGCAACCGCCGCAACAAGGTCCTGCACACCCTTACGCTCAATAAGCCGACCAACGCACACGACTTCCAGAATATCTGCAGGAGAAGAATCGACACGCGGTTCCTTTGGAACCGCCACCCCATTGCCCACAACCGTAATGGGGCGGCGAAAATTCTTTTGTCGAAGTACCTCAGCGGCTTGCGCAGACGGAACATACGCCTCGGCGCTCACACGGAAAACGTAGCTTTGAAATGCGGAAAAGGGGAATGGATATCTTTTGTACTCAT is a window from the Arthrobacter sp. NicSoilC5 genome containing:
- a CDS encoding glycosyltransferase family 4 protein, translating into MKVLRIFHGGGVPAYQRRDEELAALGHDVHLLVPKVFRELPTATVALRRNDSIKVTPIGLYGLRRNPFFFYNPFRIAASMLKFRADVIDIHEEPYSLAAMSILIGRSLARSRARVIFRSSQNEYKRYPFPFSAFQSYVFRVSAEAYVPSAQAAEVLRQKNFRRPITVVGNGVAVPKEPRVDSSPADILEVVCVGRLIERKGVQDLVAAVAKCQRHVNLTLVGTGPLESGLRARVAELPSLAGRITFTGAVSIDEAAAIMRRSDVICVPSHELEGWSEQFSRALVEGMANYCVPLVSDSGALPEISGGITEPFRWGNVEDLRLRLDELALSDELKELQNSAHERAVQQYSWEATSLRISEIYERVVQGS